In Marmota flaviventris isolate mMarFla1 chromosome 17, mMarFla1.hap1, whole genome shotgun sequence, a single genomic region encodes these proteins:
- the Ghdc gene encoding GH3 domain-containing protein isoform X1 yields MLLWLLLLLLLPPLFLLVLLFLLLLLPPLAMLGQRFQEAGLSWLASLQHCVAWRVLSWAATWQQQRLEHNTLHVGQSQQQALMWCLQRAQGPLCPPTGIDMSIFRNHLPLTKVSQAQEEENGGQLLPPTSNQYHGEASLQATLLGLVALNKAYPEVLAPGGTARVTPTSPWPSPLPWPGHILDQVSPPGTKDPGALLLEALRSPGLKALEARTAVELLDVFLALEADGEELAEAIAAGTSGVPLPGRAAELQEALEQGPRGLALRLWPKLQVVVTLDAGGQAEAVAALGALWCQGLAFFSPAYAASGGVVGLNLWPEQPQGLYLLPPGLPFIELLPVEEGAQEEAPSTLLLAEAQRDKEYELVLTDHVRLARCRLGDVVQVVGAYNQCPIVRFVYRLGQALSVRGEVTGENVFSEALGQAVGQWPGAKLLDHICVESSILDSSEGSAPHYEVFVELRGLRNLSEENRDKLDHCLQEASPRYKSLRFRGSVGPARVHLVGKGAFRALRTKLAACPSSSFPPEMPRVLRHRHLAQFLQRRVVS; encoded by the exons ATGCTGCtatggctgctgctgctgctgctgctgccaccgcTGTTCCTGCTCGTCCTGctgttcctgctgctgctgctgcccccaTTGGCCATGCTAGGACAGAGGTTTCAGGAGGCTGGCCTGTCCTGGCTTGCCAGCCTCCAGCACTGTGTAGCATGGAGGGTCCTGAGCTGGGCAGCCACCTGGCAGCAGCAGAGACTGGAACATAATACACTACACGTGGGCCAGAGCCAGCAGCAGGCCCTGATGTGGTGTCTGCAGAGAGCCCAGGGTCCTCTCTGTCCCCCCACAG GTATAGATATGAGCATCTTCCGGAATCATCTCCCTTTGACCAAAGTCAGCCAGGCTCAGGAGGAAGAAAATGGGGGGCAGCTCCTGCCCCCTACTTCAAACCAGTACCATGGGGAGGCCTCTCTGCAG gCCACTTTGCTGGGTCTGGTAGCCCTAAATAAGGCCTACCCAGAAGTGCTGGCTCCAGGAGGCACTGCCCGTGTGACTCCTACGTCCCCatggcccagccccctcccctggcctgggcatATCCTGGACCAGGTGAGCCCCCCTGGAACCAAGGACCCTGGGGCCCTGCTGCTGGAAGCACTGAGGTCCCCAGGGCTGAAGGCACTGGAGGCCAGAACAGCCGTGGAACTCCTGGACGTCTTCTTGGCCCTGGAGGCTGATGGTGAAGAGCTGGCTGAGGCCATAGCTGCTGGGACCTCAGGAGTGCCTCTTCCCGGTCGGGCAGCTGAGCTACAGGAGGCTCTAGAGCAGGGACCCCGAGGACTGGCCCTTCGGCTCTGGCCAAAGCTGCAGGTGGTGGTGACTCTGGACGCAGGAGGccaggctgaggctgtggctgcCCTTGGGGCCTTGTGGTGCCAAGGGCTGGCCTTCTTCTCTCCTGCTTACGCTGCTTCTGGAG GGGTGGTGGGCCTAAACCTATGGCCAGAACAGCCCCAGGGGCTCTACCTGCTTCCCCCTGGACTCCCTTTTATTGAGCTGCTTCCAGTCGAGGAAGGAGCCCAAGAGGAGGCCCCATCTACCCTCCTTCTGGCTGAGGCCCAAAGGGACAAGGAGTATGAGCTGGTGCTGACTGACCACGTCAGGCTTGCCAG GTGCCGCCTGGGTGATGTGGTACAAGTGGTTGGTGCCTATAATCAGTGTCCGATCGTCAGATTCGTCTACAG gctgggCCAGGCCCTGAGTGTTAGAGGAGAAGTTACTGGAGAGAATGTGTTCTCTGAGGCCCTGGGCCAGGCTGTGGGCCAGTGGCCAGGAGCCAAGCTGTTGGACCATATCTGTGTGGAGAGCAGCATTCTGG ATTCCTCTGAGGGCTCTGCTCCGCACTATGAGGTGTTTGTGGAGCTGAGGGGGCTAAGGAATCTGTCGGAGGAGAATCGAGACAAG CTTGACCACTGTCTTCAGGAAGCCTCCCCTCGCTACAAGTCCCTGCGGTTCCGGGGCAGTGTGGGCCCTGCCAGAGTCCACCTGGTGGGGAAGGGGGCCTTCAGAGCGCTCCGGACAAAGCTTGCTGCCTGCCCCTcgtcctccttccctcctgagATGCCCCGGGTCCTTAGGCACAGGCATCTGGCCCAGTTCCTGCAGAGGAGGGTGGTGTCCTAA
- the Ghdc gene encoding GH3 domain-containing protein isoform X4, protein MLLWLLLLLLLPPLFLLVLLFLLLLLPPLAMLGQRFQEAGLSWLASLQHCVAWRVLSWAATWQQQRLEHNTLHVGQSQQQALMWCLQRAQGPLCPPTGIDMSIFRNHLPLTKVSQAQEEENGGQLLPPTSNQYHGEASLQATLLGLVALNKAYPEVLAPGGTARVTPTSPWPSPLPWPGHILDQVSPPGTKDPGALLLEALRSPGLKALEARTAVELLDVFLALEADGEELAEAIAAGTSGVPLPGRAAELQEALEQGPRGLALRLWPKLQVVVTLDAGGQAEAVAALGALWCQGLAFFSPAYAASGGVVGLNLWPEQPQGLYLLPPGLPFIELLPVEEGAQEEAPSTLLLAEAQRDKEYELVLTDHVRLARCRLGDVVQVVGAYNQCPIVRFVYRLGQALSVRGEVTGENVFSEALGQAVGQWPGAKLLDHICVESSILAPEWTQVLIPCLPPRSTINPMPLVAGCS, encoded by the exons ATGCTGCtatggctgctgctgctgctgctgctgccaccgcTGTTCCTGCTCGTCCTGctgttcctgctgctgctgctgcccccaTTGGCCATGCTAGGACAGAGGTTTCAGGAGGCTGGCCTGTCCTGGCTTGCCAGCCTCCAGCACTGTGTAGCATGGAGGGTCCTGAGCTGGGCAGCCACCTGGCAGCAGCAGAGACTGGAACATAATACACTACACGTGGGCCAGAGCCAGCAGCAGGCCCTGATGTGGTGTCTGCAGAGAGCCCAGGGTCCTCTCTGTCCCCCCACAG GTATAGATATGAGCATCTTCCGGAATCATCTCCCTTTGACCAAAGTCAGCCAGGCTCAGGAGGAAGAAAATGGGGGGCAGCTCCTGCCCCCTACTTCAAACCAGTACCATGGGGAGGCCTCTCTGCAG gCCACTTTGCTGGGTCTGGTAGCCCTAAATAAGGCCTACCCAGAAGTGCTGGCTCCAGGAGGCACTGCCCGTGTGACTCCTACGTCCCCatggcccagccccctcccctggcctgggcatATCCTGGACCAGGTGAGCCCCCCTGGAACCAAGGACCCTGGGGCCCTGCTGCTGGAAGCACTGAGGTCCCCAGGGCTGAAGGCACTGGAGGCCAGAACAGCCGTGGAACTCCTGGACGTCTTCTTGGCCCTGGAGGCTGATGGTGAAGAGCTGGCTGAGGCCATAGCTGCTGGGACCTCAGGAGTGCCTCTTCCCGGTCGGGCAGCTGAGCTACAGGAGGCTCTAGAGCAGGGACCCCGAGGACTGGCCCTTCGGCTCTGGCCAAAGCTGCAGGTGGTGGTGACTCTGGACGCAGGAGGccaggctgaggctgtggctgcCCTTGGGGCCTTGTGGTGCCAAGGGCTGGCCTTCTTCTCTCCTGCTTACGCTGCTTCTGGAG GGGTGGTGGGCCTAAACCTATGGCCAGAACAGCCCCAGGGGCTCTACCTGCTTCCCCCTGGACTCCCTTTTATTGAGCTGCTTCCAGTCGAGGAAGGAGCCCAAGAGGAGGCCCCATCTACCCTCCTTCTGGCTGAGGCCCAAAGGGACAAGGAGTATGAGCTGGTGCTGACTGACCACGTCAGGCTTGCCAG GTGCCGCCTGGGTGATGTGGTACAAGTGGTTGGTGCCTATAATCAGTGTCCGATCGTCAGATTCGTCTACAG gctgggCCAGGCCCTGAGTGTTAGAGGAGAAGTTACTGGAGAGAATGTGTTCTCTGAGGCCCTGGGCCAGGCTGTGGGCCAGTGGCCAGGAGCCAAGCTGTTGGACCATATCTGTGTGGAGAGCAGCATTCTGG CTCCAGAGTGGACGCAAGTACTCATCCCTTGCCTGCCACCTCGGAGCACTATAAACCCCATGCCCCTGGTAGCAGGTTGCAGTTGA
- the Ghdc gene encoding GH3 domain-containing protein isoform X3, whose amino-acid sequence MLLWLLLLLLLPPLFLLVLLFLLLLLPPLAMLGQRFQEAGLSWLASLQHCVAWRVLSWAATWQQQRLEHNTLHVGQSQQQALMWCLQRAQGPLCPPTGIDMSIFRNHLPLTKVSQAQEEENGGQLLPPTSNQYHGEASLQATLLGLVALNKAYPEVLAPGGTARVTPTSPWPSPLPWPGHILDQVSPPGTKDPGALLLEALRSPGLKALEARTAVELLDVFLALEADGEELAEAIAAGTSGVPLPGRAAELQEALEQGPRGLALRLWPKLQVVVTLDAGGQAEAVAALGALWCQGLAFFSPAYAASGGVVGLNLWPEQPQGLYLLPPGLPFIELLPVEEGAQEEAPSTLLLAEAQRDKEYELVLTDHVRLARCRLGDVVQVVGAYNQCPIVRFVYRLGQALSVRGEVTGENVFSEALGQAVGQWPGAKLLDHICVESSILDGIPINLAVRPLTQALTCPATFLPLLKRKPGG is encoded by the exons ATGCTGCtatggctgctgctgctgctgctgctgccaccgcTGTTCCTGCTCGTCCTGctgttcctgctgctgctgctgcccccaTTGGCCATGCTAGGACAGAGGTTTCAGGAGGCTGGCCTGTCCTGGCTTGCCAGCCTCCAGCACTGTGTAGCATGGAGGGTCCTGAGCTGGGCAGCCACCTGGCAGCAGCAGAGACTGGAACATAATACACTACACGTGGGCCAGAGCCAGCAGCAGGCCCTGATGTGGTGTCTGCAGAGAGCCCAGGGTCCTCTCTGTCCCCCCACAG GTATAGATATGAGCATCTTCCGGAATCATCTCCCTTTGACCAAAGTCAGCCAGGCTCAGGAGGAAGAAAATGGGGGGCAGCTCCTGCCCCCTACTTCAAACCAGTACCATGGGGAGGCCTCTCTGCAG gCCACTTTGCTGGGTCTGGTAGCCCTAAATAAGGCCTACCCAGAAGTGCTGGCTCCAGGAGGCACTGCCCGTGTGACTCCTACGTCCCCatggcccagccccctcccctggcctgggcatATCCTGGACCAGGTGAGCCCCCCTGGAACCAAGGACCCTGGGGCCCTGCTGCTGGAAGCACTGAGGTCCCCAGGGCTGAAGGCACTGGAGGCCAGAACAGCCGTGGAACTCCTGGACGTCTTCTTGGCCCTGGAGGCTGATGGTGAAGAGCTGGCTGAGGCCATAGCTGCTGGGACCTCAGGAGTGCCTCTTCCCGGTCGGGCAGCTGAGCTACAGGAGGCTCTAGAGCAGGGACCCCGAGGACTGGCCCTTCGGCTCTGGCCAAAGCTGCAGGTGGTGGTGACTCTGGACGCAGGAGGccaggctgaggctgtggctgcCCTTGGGGCCTTGTGGTGCCAAGGGCTGGCCTTCTTCTCTCCTGCTTACGCTGCTTCTGGAG GGGTGGTGGGCCTAAACCTATGGCCAGAACAGCCCCAGGGGCTCTACCTGCTTCCCCCTGGACTCCCTTTTATTGAGCTGCTTCCAGTCGAGGAAGGAGCCCAAGAGGAGGCCCCATCTACCCTCCTTCTGGCTGAGGCCCAAAGGGACAAGGAGTATGAGCTGGTGCTGACTGACCACGTCAGGCTTGCCAG GTGCCGCCTGGGTGATGTGGTACAAGTGGTTGGTGCCTATAATCAGTGTCCGATCGTCAGATTCGTCTACAG gctgggCCAGGCCCTGAGTGTTAGAGGAGAAGTTACTGGAGAGAATGTGTTCTCTGAGGCCCTGGGCCAGGCTGTGGGCCAGTGGCCAGGAGCCAAGCTGTTGGACCATATCTGTGTGGAGAGCAGCATTCTGG ATGGAATACCAATCAACTTGGCTGTAAGACCCTTGACCCAGGCTCTTACTTGTCCAGCCACCTTTCTCCCCTTGCTCAAGAGAAAGCCTGGAGGGTGA
- the Ghdc gene encoding GH3 domain-containing protein isoform X2, which translates to MLLWLLLLLLLPPLFLLVLLFLLLLLPPLAMLGQRFQEAGLSWLASLQHCVAWRVLSWAATWQQQRLEHNTLHVGQSQQQALMWCLQRAQGPLCPPTDMSIFRNHLPLTKVSQAQEEENGGQLLPPTSNQYHGEASLQATLLGLVALNKAYPEVLAPGGTARVTPTSPWPSPLPWPGHILDQVSPPGTKDPGALLLEALRSPGLKALEARTAVELLDVFLALEADGEELAEAIAAGTSGVPLPGRAAELQEALEQGPRGLALRLWPKLQVVVTLDAGGQAEAVAALGALWCQGLAFFSPAYAASGGVVGLNLWPEQPQGLYLLPPGLPFIELLPVEEGAQEEAPSTLLLAEAQRDKEYELVLTDHVRLARCRLGDVVQVVGAYNQCPIVRFVYRLGQALSVRGEVTGENVFSEALGQAVGQWPGAKLLDHICVESSILDSSEGSAPHYEVFVELRGLRNLSEENRDKLDHCLQEASPRYKSLRFRGSVGPARVHLVGKGAFRALRTKLAACPSSSFPPEMPRVLRHRHLAQFLQRRVVS; encoded by the exons ATGCTGCtatggctgctgctgctgctgctgctgccaccgcTGTTCCTGCTCGTCCTGctgttcctgctgctgctgctgcccccaTTGGCCATGCTAGGACAGAGGTTTCAGGAGGCTGGCCTGTCCTGGCTTGCCAGCCTCCAGCACTGTGTAGCATGGAGGGTCCTGAGCTGGGCAGCCACCTGGCAGCAGCAGAGACTGGAACATAATACACTACACGTGGGCCAGAGCCAGCAGCAGGCCCTGATGTGGTGTCTGCAGAGAGCCCAGGGTCCTCTCTGTCCCCCCACAG ATATGAGCATCTTCCGGAATCATCTCCCTTTGACCAAAGTCAGCCAGGCTCAGGAGGAAGAAAATGGGGGGCAGCTCCTGCCCCCTACTTCAAACCAGTACCATGGGGAGGCCTCTCTGCAG gCCACTTTGCTGGGTCTGGTAGCCCTAAATAAGGCCTACCCAGAAGTGCTGGCTCCAGGAGGCACTGCCCGTGTGACTCCTACGTCCCCatggcccagccccctcccctggcctgggcatATCCTGGACCAGGTGAGCCCCCCTGGAACCAAGGACCCTGGGGCCCTGCTGCTGGAAGCACTGAGGTCCCCAGGGCTGAAGGCACTGGAGGCCAGAACAGCCGTGGAACTCCTGGACGTCTTCTTGGCCCTGGAGGCTGATGGTGAAGAGCTGGCTGAGGCCATAGCTGCTGGGACCTCAGGAGTGCCTCTTCCCGGTCGGGCAGCTGAGCTACAGGAGGCTCTAGAGCAGGGACCCCGAGGACTGGCCCTTCGGCTCTGGCCAAAGCTGCAGGTGGTGGTGACTCTGGACGCAGGAGGccaggctgaggctgtggctgcCCTTGGGGCCTTGTGGTGCCAAGGGCTGGCCTTCTTCTCTCCTGCTTACGCTGCTTCTGGAG GGGTGGTGGGCCTAAACCTATGGCCAGAACAGCCCCAGGGGCTCTACCTGCTTCCCCCTGGACTCCCTTTTATTGAGCTGCTTCCAGTCGAGGAAGGAGCCCAAGAGGAGGCCCCATCTACCCTCCTTCTGGCTGAGGCCCAAAGGGACAAGGAGTATGAGCTGGTGCTGACTGACCACGTCAGGCTTGCCAG GTGCCGCCTGGGTGATGTGGTACAAGTGGTTGGTGCCTATAATCAGTGTCCGATCGTCAGATTCGTCTACAG gctgggCCAGGCCCTGAGTGTTAGAGGAGAAGTTACTGGAGAGAATGTGTTCTCTGAGGCCCTGGGCCAGGCTGTGGGCCAGTGGCCAGGAGCCAAGCTGTTGGACCATATCTGTGTGGAGAGCAGCATTCTGG ATTCCTCTGAGGGCTCTGCTCCGCACTATGAGGTGTTTGTGGAGCTGAGGGGGCTAAGGAATCTGTCGGAGGAGAATCGAGACAAG CTTGACCACTGTCTTCAGGAAGCCTCCCCTCGCTACAAGTCCCTGCGGTTCCGGGGCAGTGTGGGCCCTGCCAGAGTCCACCTGGTGGGGAAGGGGGCCTTCAGAGCGCTCCGGACAAAGCTTGCTGCCTGCCCCTcgtcctccttccctcctgagATGCCCCGGGTCCTTAGGCACAGGCATCTGGCCCAGTTCCTGCAGAGGAGGGTGGTGTCCTAA
- the Hcrt gene encoding hypocretin neuropeptide precursor — protein sequence MNLPSTKVSWAAVSLVLLLLLPPALLSPGAVAQPLPDCCRQKTCSCRLYELLHGAGNHAAGILTLGKRRPGPPGLQGRLQRLLQASGNHAAGILTMGRRASAEPALPPCPERRCPASVAAATAPRGPSGV from the exons ATGAACCTTCCCTCCACAAAG GTCTCTTGGGCCGCTGTGTCTCTAGttctactgctgctgctgccacccgCGCTGCTGTCGCCTGGGGCGGTCGCTCAGCCTCTGCCCGACTGCTGTCGCCAGAAGACTTGCTCGTGCCGTCTCTACGAGCTGCTGCACGGCGCTGGGAATCACGCAGCCGGCATCCTCACGCTGGGCAAGCGACGGCCAGGGCCCCCGGGCCTCCAGGGCCGGCTGCAGCGCCTCCTGCAGGCCAGCGGCAACCACGCAGCGGGCATCTTGACCATGGGCCGCCGCGCAAGCGCAGAGCCAGCGCTGCCTCCCTGTCCCGAGCGCCGCTGTCCTGCCTCAGTCGCCGCAGCTACCGCTCCCAGGGGACCGTCTGGAGTCTGA